Proteins from a single region of Microbacterium sp. zg-Y818:
- a CDS encoding isoprenyl transferase, which yields MTTGGTNQGRGLLYRLYIARLRRQLAGATVPNHVAMMIDGNRRWARQLGYASAAQGHRAGAAKMHEFLRWCDDLGIPVVSLYLLSTDNLQKRDSRELADLIEIIAELAEELSHEPGWRVRPVGRTDLLPPELARVLADVEARTRDNTGLHVNLAVGYGGRSEIVDAVRRIISKHDEQGGSLEELAASLTPEQIGEHLYTGGQPDPDLVIRTSGEQRLSDFLLWQSAHSEFYFVEALGPDLREVDFLRAIRDYATRDRRFGG from the coding sequence GTGACGACCGGCGGGACGAACCAGGGGCGCGGCCTGCTCTATCGGCTGTACATCGCGCGTCTGCGCCGACAGCTGGCGGGAGCGACCGTGCCGAACCACGTCGCCATGATGATCGACGGCAACCGCCGCTGGGCGCGGCAGCTGGGCTACGCGTCGGCAGCGCAGGGGCACCGGGCGGGCGCAGCGAAGATGCACGAGTTCCTGCGTTGGTGCGACGACCTCGGCATCCCCGTCGTCTCGCTGTACCTGCTGTCCACCGACAACCTGCAGAAGCGCGACTCCCGGGAGCTCGCAGATCTCATCGAGATCATTGCGGAGCTGGCCGAGGAGCTGTCGCACGAACCGGGCTGGCGGGTGCGCCCGGTGGGTCGCACCGATCTGCTGCCGCCGGAGCTCGCCCGCGTCCTGGCAGATGTCGAGGCGCGCACCCGGGACAACACCGGCCTGCACGTGAACCTCGCGGTGGGCTACGGGGGGCGCTCCGAGATCGTGGACGCGGTGCGCCGCATCATCTCCAAGCACGACGAGCAGGGCGGCTCGCTGGAAGAGCTCGCCGCGAGCCTCACCCCCGAGCAGATCGGCGAGCATCTGTACACCGGCGGACAGCCCGATCCCGACCTCGTGATCCGCACGTCGGGCGAGCAGCGACTGAGCGACTTCCTTTTGTGGCAGTCCGCCCACAGCGAGTTCTACTTCGTCGAGGCGCTCGGGCCTGACCTGCGCGAAGTCGACTTTCTGCGTGCCATCCGCGACTACGCAACGCGGGACCGACGTTTCGGAGGCTAG
- a CDS encoding PhoH family protein — translation MTTRAPHAQQGRIENDVTADQDLRTYVLDTSVLLSDPRAFFRFAEHSVVIPVTVITELEGKRHDPELGYFARQALRHLDELRIEHGRLDFPVAVGAGGTLRVDLANTDPGVLPAGLRLGDNDTRILAVAMHLAQNGQEVTVVSKDLPMRVKAASLGIPAEEYLAEQAVDSGWTGVASIDVSGDEISDLYESEVAAADTVTGLPVNTGLIIHSERGSALGRVTGDGGYRLVRGDREVFGLHGRSAEQRIAIDLLLDPEVGIVSLGGRAGTGKSALALCAGLEAVLERQQQKRIVVFRPLFAVGGQELGYLPGDAQEKMNPWGQAVFDTLGSIVSGNVVEEVIARGLLEVLPLTHIRGRSLHDAFVIVDEAQSLERNVLLTVLSRMGQNSRVVLTHDVGQRDNLRVGRHDGIASVIETLKGHALFGHVTLTRSERSAIAALVTELLEAGESS, via the coding sequence GTGACCACACGAGCACCACACGCGCAGCAGGGCCGGATCGAGAACGACGTCACCGCGGACCAGGATCTTCGCACCTATGTGCTCGACACGTCGGTGCTGCTCAGCGATCCGCGGGCGTTCTTCCGTTTTGCGGAGCACTCGGTCGTGATTCCCGTCACGGTCATCACCGAGCTGGAGGGCAAACGCCACGACCCTGAGCTGGGGTACTTCGCCCGTCAGGCGCTGCGGCATCTCGACGAGTTGCGGATCGAGCACGGGCGGCTGGACTTCCCCGTCGCCGTCGGCGCCGGGGGGACGCTGCGCGTAGACCTCGCCAACACCGATCCCGGCGTGCTTCCCGCGGGCCTGCGGCTGGGCGACAACGACACCCGCATCCTCGCTGTGGCGATGCACCTCGCGCAGAACGGCCAGGAGGTGACGGTGGTGTCCAAGGACCTCCCCATGCGGGTCAAGGCCGCCTCGCTCGGCATCCCTGCGGAGGAATACCTCGCCGAGCAGGCGGTGGACTCCGGGTGGACGGGCGTGGCCAGCATCGACGTTTCGGGGGATGAGATCAGCGACCTCTACGAGAGCGAGGTCGCCGCCGCCGACACCGTCACCGGCCTGCCGGTGAACACCGGGCTGATCATCCACTCCGAGCGGGGATCGGCTCTCGGACGGGTCACCGGCGACGGGGGGTACCGCCTCGTACGCGGCGACCGCGAGGTGTTCGGGCTTCACGGGCGTTCGGCAGAGCAGCGCATCGCGATCGATCTGCTGCTGGACCCGGAGGTGGGCATCGTGTCGCTGGGCGGCCGTGCCGGCACAGGCAAGTCGGCACTGGCGCTCTGCGCCGGACTGGAGGCGGTGCTCGAGCGTCAACAGCAGAAGCGGATCGTGGTGTTCCGCCCGTTGTTCGCCGTGGGCGGGCAGGAGCTCGGCTACCTTCCCGGCGATGCGCAGGAGAAGATGAACCCCTGGGGTCAGGCGGTCTTCGACACGCTCGGTTCGATCGTCTCGGGAAACGTCGTGGAAGAAGTCATCGCCCGAGGCCTGCTCGAGGTGCTGCCGCTGACCCACATCCGAGGACGATCGCTGCACGACGCCTTCGTCATCGTCGATGAGGCACAGTCTCTGGAACGCAACGTGCTGCTCACCGTGCTCAGCCGTATGGGCCAGAACTCGCGGGTGGTCCTCACCCACGACGTGGGCCAGCGGGACAACCTGCGGGTGGGGCGCCACGACGGCATCGCATCCGTGATCGAGACGCTCAAGGGTCACGCCCTGTTCGGACACGTCACGCTCACGCGTTCTGAGCGGTCGGCCATCGCCGCGCTGGTCACCGAGCTGCTCGAGGCCGGCGAATCGAGTTGA
- the greA gene encoding transcription elongation factor GreA, protein MSTDAPETFLTQDAYDRLVAELEHLSTTGREEIAKRIESAREEGDLKENGGYHAAKDEQGKQEARIRTLQHLLKNAKVGTAPQSTGVVEPGTVITAVVAGGEEVFLLGNREIAANSELDVYSEASPLGSAILGLKEGDSTSYTAPNGRQISVEVVKVETYTGQ, encoded by the coding sequence GTGTCCACCGACGCCCCCGAGACGTTCCTCACGCAGGATGCCTACGACCGTCTCGTCGCCGAACTCGAGCACCTGTCGACCACCGGGCGCGAGGAGATCGCGAAGCGCATCGAATCCGCGCGCGAAGAAGGCGATCTGAAGGAGAACGGCGGCTACCACGCTGCCAAGGACGAGCAGGGCAAGCAGGAGGCGCGCATCCGCACGCTGCAGCACCTTCTGAAGAACGCCAAGGTCGGCACCGCCCCGCAGTCCACCGGGGTCGTCGAGCCCGGCACCGTCATCACCGCCGTTGTCGCCGGGGGCGAAGAAGTCTTCCTCCTGGGCAACCGCGAGATCGCCGCCAACTCCGAGCTGGATGTCTACAGCGAGGCGTCGCCGCTCGGCTCCGCCATCCTGGGGCTGAAGGAGGGCGACTCCACGTCGTACACCGCCCCCAACGGCCGCCAGATCAGCGTCGAGGTCGTCAAGGTGGAGACCTACACCGGGCAGTGA
- a CDS encoding hemolysin III family protein has protein sequence MPELPLIDAAAVSGHVELKPTWRGWLHAATFPVAIVAGIVLISAAQGAPAKWASAVFMATSLLLFGNSALYHRFHWKPRTLAVLKRIDHANILLLIAGTYTPIAVLALPTPKTVLLLSLVWGGALLGILFRVFWIDAPRWLYVALYLVLGWAAVMYLGDLLAANVAMMVLVVVGGLLYTAGAIVYGMKKPNPWPGHFGFHEIFHACTVLAFLCHWTACLLIALHPAFHRG, from the coding sequence ATGCCCGAACTGCCCCTCATCGACGCTGCCGCCGTCAGCGGCCACGTCGAGCTGAAGCCGACCTGGCGCGGCTGGCTGCACGCCGCCACCTTCCCCGTGGCCATCGTCGCGGGGATCGTGCTCATCTCGGCGGCGCAGGGCGCTCCGGCCAAGTGGGCCTCAGCGGTCTTCATGGCCACCTCGCTGCTGCTGTTCGGCAACTCCGCGCTGTACCACCGCTTCCACTGGAAGCCGCGTACGCTCGCGGTACTCAAGCGCATCGACCACGCGAACATCCTGCTGCTGATCGCCGGGACCTACACCCCCATCGCCGTGCTCGCGCTTCCGACGCCGAAGACCGTGCTGTTGCTGTCCCTGGTGTGGGGCGGCGCGCTGCTCGGCATCCTCTTCCGCGTCTTCTGGATCGACGCACCCCGCTGGCTCTACGTGGCCCTGTACCTCGTACTCGGATGGGCCGCGGTGATGTACCTGGGCGACCTTCTCGCCGCCAATGTGGCCATGATGGTGCTGGTCGTCGTCGGCGGACTGCTCTACACCGCCGGCGCGATCGTCTACGGCATGAAGAAGCCGAACCCGTGGCCCGGCCACTTCGGCTTCCACGAGATCTTCCACGCCTGCACAGTGCTGGCATTCCTCTGCCACTGGACGGCGTGCCTGCTCATCGCACTGCATCCGGCCTTCCACCGCGGCTGA
- a CDS encoding aminotransferase class V-fold PLP-dependent enzyme encodes MTGLQSYLDTFDAEPGYLDWAKFGPLSPSVRAEAHADAELLGSGRTSGIDLVAGRADEARALLAELLATTADHVTLQPSTTHGLMQALFGLTGAVVVSRHEFPSLSVAAERAAALGGATPRWLETPDTLVTPDAVRAALTDDVTALAVSAVDYRTGYRADLAGLRDVIGDRLLIVDAIQAFGVVDEQWDVADVVCGNGYKWLRAGRGTGFASFSDRALERLTPVLSGFAGMGGALGAFPVPSPVPGAQAYTVTEPDHLATARLATAVRDIRDAGVSEVADLVRQRAREIAAVAERFDLTVVTPREAYRHAGIVSLAPEPGDTAPLAAALANHGVAASLRSGFVRMAAHAGTGEDSLRLLEGALAEFAGTRMR; translated from the coding sequence GTGACCGGGTTGCAGTCCTATCTGGATACCTTCGATGCGGAGCCGGGGTACCTCGACTGGGCGAAGTTCGGCCCGCTGTCCCCGTCCGTGCGCGCCGAAGCACACGCCGATGCGGAGCTTCTGGGCTCGGGGCGCACGAGCGGCATCGACCTCGTCGCCGGTCGCGCCGATGAGGCGCGCGCGCTGCTGGCCGAGCTTCTCGCCACCACGGCCGACCACGTGACGCTGCAGCCCTCGACGACGCACGGACTGATGCAGGCCCTGTTCGGGCTCACCGGCGCCGTGGTCGTCTCCCGCCACGAGTTTCCGAGCCTCAGCGTCGCGGCCGAGCGGGCCGCGGCGCTCGGGGGAGCGACCCCGCGCTGGCTCGAGACCCCGGACACCCTGGTGACCCCGGATGCCGTGCGCGCGGCGCTCACGGACGATGTCACCGCCCTGGCTGTCAGCGCCGTGGACTACCGCACCGGCTACCGGGCAGATCTGGCTGGGCTCCGCGACGTCATCGGCGATCGCCTCCTCATCGTCGACGCCATCCAGGCGTTCGGCGTGGTCGACGAGCAGTGGGACGTCGCAGACGTCGTGTGCGGCAACGGGTACAAGTGGCTCCGCGCCGGGCGCGGGACGGGCTTCGCCTCTTTCTCGGACCGGGCGCTCGAGCGCCTCACGCCCGTGCTCTCGGGGTTCGCCGGCATGGGGGGCGCGCTGGGCGCCTTCCCGGTTCCCTCGCCGGTGCCCGGCGCGCAGGCGTACACGGTCACCGAGCCCGACCACCTCGCGACGGCTCGGCTCGCGACGGCTGTCCGCGATATCCGAGATGCCGGTGTGTCCGAGGTCGCCGACCTGGTGCGCCAGCGCGCCCGCGAGATCGCTGCCGTCGCCGAGCGGTTCGACTTGACGGTGGTGACACCCCGCGAGGCCTATCGCCATGCGGGCATCGTGTCGCTCGCGCCCGAGCCCGGCGACACGGCACCTCTGGCGGCAGCGCTGGCCAATCACGGTGTCGCGGCCTCGCTGCGGTCGGGGTTCGTGCGCATGGCCGCGCACGCGGGGACCGGCGAAGACTCGCTTCGACTGCTCGAAGGCGCGCTGGCCGAGTTCGCCGGCACGCGCATGCGCTGA
- a CDS encoding DUF4307 domain-containing protein, whose amino-acid sequence MTTQQFLDERYGRRTSRRRTRAWWIIVAAVAVSATVALGWSTVATSMSSVDVDATAYSVVDEHTVTVTFQVVAPVDGTVACALEAQDEEHGVVGWRVVEMPLEAGRIQVFTEKIPTTAEATTGLVNSCWFA is encoded by the coding sequence ATGACGACGCAGCAGTTCCTCGACGAGCGCTACGGCCGGCGCACCTCACGCCGCCGCACCCGCGCGTGGTGGATCATCGTCGCGGCCGTCGCCGTGAGCGCCACCGTCGCGCTGGGCTGGAGCACGGTGGCCACCAGCATGTCGTCCGTCGATGTGGATGCCACGGCGTACTCCGTCGTCGACGAGCACACCGTGACCGTCACCTTCCAGGTCGTGGCACCCGTCGACGGAACCGTCGCGTGCGCCCTGGAGGCCCAGGACGAAGAGCACGGCGTGGTCGGCTGGCGCGTCGTGGAGATGCCGCTCGAGGCCGGCCGCATCCAGGTGTTCACCGAGAAGATCCCGACCACCGCCGAGGCCACGACAGGTTTGGTGAACTCCTGCTGGTTCGCGTAG